The following are encoded together in the Fusarium keratoplasticum isolate Fu6.1 chromosome 1, whole genome shotgun sequence genome:
- a CDS encoding DASH complex subunit DAD1 produces MASNPRSTSAMGGHEKTYFEQQREALISEIAMSFEHVLANINKLNRSLEAVIAVGNEFSSVEALWSQFENVMDKEGEGEGDGEAKQNQEDSEEEHETKKNQEA; encoded by the exons atggcttccaaTCCGAGGTCTACCTCCGCAATGGGCGGACATGAAAAGACGTACTTTGAGCAGCAGCGAGAGGCCCTCATCAGCGAGATTGCCATG AGCTTTGAGCATGTGctcgccaacatcaacaagctgAACCGATCCCTCGAGGCTGTTATTGCG GTCGGCAACGAATTCTCGTCGGTCGAGGCGCTGTGGTCGCAATTCGAAAACGTcatggacaaggagggcgaAGGTGAaggcgatggagaagcaaAACAGAATCAGGAGGACTCGGAGGAAGAGCacgagacaaagaagaaTCAAGAGGCGTGA